In the Dreissena polymorpha isolate Duluth1 unplaced genomic scaffold, UMN_Dpol_1.0 chrUn004, whole genome shotgun sequence genome, one interval contains:
- the LOC127863292 gene encoding uncharacterized protein LOC127863292 — MAENGQEPTIKDVMNFMRTMDNRLAAIDVKLNAIDSLEKKVCVFEKELKKIWVALEERVKRTDARVLALEEKVELVDVGATIVADRLVQLEKERNELRDDVYLKSQSMRNNLVFMNIPEDNSTGNEPPEVTERKLRDHIEETLKVAKETADTIRFERVHRAPGYPVHGKVRNIVAQFTFFRDRELVRKQWKHLTGTNFQMHEQFPPEVVEKRCKLVFHMKDARKEGKRAWIAYDT; from the coding sequence ATGGCGGAAAACGGTCAAGAGCCAACAATCAAGGACGTCATGAACTTTATGAGAACCATGGATAACAGGTTAGCGGCAATTGATgtaaaattaaatgcaatagaTTCATTAGAGAAGAAAGTGTGTGTTTTCGAGAAAGAACTTAAGAAAATATGGGTCGCTCTTGAAGAAAGGGTGAAGCGTACAGACGCGCGCGTGTTGGCGCTTGAGGAAAAGGTGGAGTTGGTTGATGTTGGGGCAACGATAGTGGCAGACAGGCTAGTTCAGTTAGAAAAGGAGCGAAACGAGCTCCGGGATGACGTTTATTTGAAATCGCAGTCAATGCGTAATAACTTGGTGTTTATGAATATCCCGGAAGACAACTCAACAGGAAATGAGCCGCCCGAAGTCACAGAGCGGAAGCTCCGCGATCACATAGAGGAAACACTTAAGGTCGCCAAAGAAACCGCCGACACCATACGTTTCGAGCGTGTACACCGCGCGCCAGGATATCCGGTTCACGGCAAAGTGCGAAATATAGTCGCACAATTTACCTTCTTCAGGGACAGGGAACTAGTGAGGAAACAATGGAAACACCTTACAGGTACAAACTTCCAAATGCACGAGCAGTTTCCACCGGAAGTGGTAGAGAAGCGGTGCAAACTGGTTTTCCACATGAAAGATGCCAGAAAGGAAGGTAAACGTGCGTGGATCGCATACGATACGTAA